A genomic window from Osmia bicornis bicornis chromosome 4, iOsmBic2.1, whole genome shotgun sequence includes:
- the LOC114879556 gene encoding AT-rich interactive domain-containing protein 2 isoform X1, translating to MAKILNKDPVTYERERENFLKDLRHFHETRGTPFKKIPKVSGKDIDLYLLYVVVTAHGGWIRVNLRNEWTSLCEQFHLPKGCVNSGVGLKQIYLRYLDRYEKVHFLGEDGQQADDDDEDSRHRKWSARALHSVPLTYNHHQHNVAESLRDYNGLSSDLYKPSNYDKLALSLLSPLPNEQDFAINVCTLLSNEGKHILRLDKYPRLVNILLAHAGVFDSPGTRQLFIEVYSRVRNYSINSFWSDVLDSQDVIDLTNERAFMKKPTASPQTFSRRKILEKEKQNKSTASSTTENDDASTSMEVEGVPQDCPRLDPTGSHQDDNLRGDQNQNSIKFEEEDKDLFCVGRTLGTQDPYGQRVLQIASILRNLSFTPENAAVLGRNRCFLRFVLLCVRARWSNLHQLGFDILGNIANEIILKEAGERITDVVLSCVAKGIESQDRFIVISCLEVLNKISQQDSNEEIVTFGLEDNVYELICRFLALNDIALLVYTLECLYALTSLGERPCTSVARVRGAIDTLVALVTVEAQSYGPKACILMRVIETVSTVAAPPNTTQNTPITATAPAAATVSSSVPSTPATVTATPAPVSPAPSRPTTPAATVTKSTTHKAVEANNSIQQHAHQQIIQENEQFALSWLRATFEPTPGVRIEQEELYKKYLGCCTKIGRRGVIAPLHFPRCVRSVFGGSVGPNPLKGETSGTQYYEGIRVRATPPQVTYPSQTAVGTNTAPITAVNATPVKVLPVQQRTIKNISPAPDSTALDNPASGPPRIPAPASPILKAQLSAPPKPPSNTSNTVNQSQNPVTKVDSKSQVSVSHPHLSQALLSSGSQIQTQQQQLQQQQPQQVQHQPQQVQQQSQTIQVVAKEDNRSGTTSSSIIKSLLATKVTVSSDCMPSTAATCVSTPTACVTNTTASIASSISANQLITSNQVAQRQQQQRLLQQQLINVSQPPTTTTSTILPKTPVNSKQKPAITPIPAKKIQRLNGAKFIMTNNCDKTEVSDNENVNQIATSTTSSIVVLNSTENHISSTIKVCRPPSTTVTTVNKTNQRSTCTSIAEDSDSTNNSLASSSGIGGSRDCSGVGVEEDNSLTSFEGILLNGAPSNMDIDAQDDGSSKDSSSVISKEKPLQSMMLADLLERKVDKEPILNGVLGKNSINEKGMDLVENHIKKVLKESPTDIKVKLEVEESNVVQTEVSEDTLIEAPRGIKRAASESDEVDVKKVKYSNGTMSPDPAVDSTTAESTVSSIKSEEQDDDKDSEKATVSSTAANLYAALAADCIEDETDLDDNINVNASTGTSPAIKEEPHIFVNQINQQQQQLQQQQQQKQQQQQLQLQQQLQQQQQQQQQQQQQQQQHQQQHHHHHHHHHHQLQQPQQTQTQLQQQQHQHQQLIVAASRQIVVQQTIQPNNQVIIPAGQVKGRQAQPQPQVLLQQGAGGQLQYVVSGGVPGQNYVLAQPQTTLVQGQAQTVLVAQTTQQQGTGAKTIIILQPQAAAQPTQQKMVAVTPQGQQVVVTQVSRPILQSPALGNIPPPLVPTSGTIPQTSIIVNSSVAQTNPNTVTVTIPAMAQQTPVSTSVPSRVVTPTPASTPPPTRPTTPHQAAATHGLPAKQPAKLIKTVSSSTSTEPESKPSTSQNQPEKTITIKIDPNAYLCEWRGCLRQFKTPHEVYLHVCEAHCPTGGEEILCLWASCDALKRRRFSLMTHLYDRHCNAETMSMRRKQLTVTGKTEVSTSTPPTPHHPGYAPNAAFHAIKRHALEFVNPKELMQRPTKPAAATSSSSSPRPGQNPPPEQDDNEGPVTKSIRLTAALILRNLVIYSTHGRRHLRAYEPHLAGVALSNVESSRTIAQVLYDMNDQSNSNHR from the exons GTTAACCTTCGGAACGAGTGGACATCGTTGTGCGAACAATTCCATCTACCGAAGGGTTGCGTGAATAGCGGGGTTGGCCTTAAACAAATTTACCTTAG GTATTTGGACAGGTACGAAAAGGTACATTTCCTGGGAGAGGATGGCCAACAagccgacgacgacgacgaggattCTAGACACAGAAAATGGTCTGCCAGGGCATTACACTCCGTTCCTCTTACTTATAATCATCATCAACACAACGTTGCAG AATCTCTTCGTGACTACAATGGCCTTTCGTCGGACCTCTACAAACCATCCAACTACGATAAGCTCGCACTCTCGCTCCTCTCCCCTCTTCCCAACGAGCAAGACTTTGCCATCAACGTTTGCACCTTATTGTCGAACGAGGGCAAACACATTTTACGTCTCGATAAGTATCCCCGGTTGGTGAACATTCTTCTCGCTCACGCGGGCGTTTTCGATTCGCCGGGCACGCGGCAACTCTTCATCGAGGTCTACTCTCGCGTAAGGAATTACTCGATCAACTCCTTTTGGTCGGACGTTCTCGACTCTCAGGACGTGATCGACCTGACGAACGAGAGGGCGTTCATGAAGAAACCGACTGCGAGTCCGCAAACGTTCTCTAGGCGGAAGATCTTAGAAAAAGAGAAGCAAAACAAAAGCACCGCCTCATCGACGACGGAGAACGATGATGCTTCTACGTCGATGGAAGTCGAAGGG GTACCTCAAGATTGTCCAAGATTGGATCCAACAGGGTCTCATCAAGATGACAATCTGAGAGGAGATCAGAACCAAAACTCCATAAAGTTTGAAGAAGAGGATAAAGACTTGTTTTGTGTTGGACGGACGCTGGGCACGCAAGATCCTTATGGTCAACGTGTCCTTCAGATAGCATCTATTTTGCGGAATCTAAGTTTTACACCGGAAAACGCAGCCGTATTAGGAAGGAATCGATGTTTCTTGAGATTTGTATTATTATGCGTGAGAGCAAGGTGGAGCAATTTACATCAACTTGGTTTTGACATACTAGGAAACATAGCGAATGAAATAATCTTAAAAGAGGCCGGTGAGAGGATAACAGATGTTGTGTTGTCATGTGTGGCAAAGGGAATTGAATCCCAAGACAGGTTCATTGTTATATCCTGCTTGGAGGTGCTTAATAAAATTAGCCAACAAGACAGTAATGAagaaattgttacatttggaTTAGAGGACAATGTATATGAACTTATATGCAG GTTTTTAGCTTTGAACGACATAGCTCTTTTAGTATATACCTTGGAATGTTTGTATGCTTTGACTTCTTTGGGTGAAAGACCATGTACTAGCGTCGCGCGGGTACGCGGAGCTATTGACACGTTAGTCGCCCTTGTTACTGTAGAAGCGCAAAGTTACGGACCGAAGGCTTGTATCTTGATGAGGGTAATCGAAACAGTGTCCACTGTAGCGGCACCACCGAACACTACTCAAAACACTCCGATCACCGCTACCGCACCAGCTGCGGCGACAGTCTCATCGTCTGTACCGTCTACTCCAGCTACAGTTACTGCAACACCAGCTCCCGTTAGCCCGGCACCTTCGCGACCTACTACTCCAGCTGCGACAGTAACAAAATCTACTACGCACA AAGCAGTCGAGGCAAATAATTCCATTCAACAGCACGCGCATCAACAAATCATACAGGAAAACGAGCAATTTGCTCTAAGTTGGTTAAGAGCTACCTTTGAACCTACACCAGGTGTACGTATAGAGCAAGAAGAATTGTACAAGAAATATCTCGGTTGCTGCACAAAAATCGGCAGGAGAGGCGTAATTGCTCCGCTTCATTTTCCAAGATGCGTTAG atCTGTATTTGGTGGAAGCGTCGGACCAAATCCGTTGAAAGGTGAAACAAGTGGTACTCAGTATTATGAAGGAATCAGAGTACGGGCAACACCTCCCCAAGTAACTTATCCGAGCCAAACTGCGGTTGGGACTAACACAGCTCCAATTACAGCAGTCAACGCAACGCCAGTAAAGGTGCTTCCCGTACAACAGCGTACAATCAAGAATATAAGTCCTGCTCCTGATAGCACGGCCCTAGACAATCCTGCATCTGGGCCTCCAAGAATTCCTGCCCCAGCATCGCCTATTCTGAAAGCCCAATTATCTGCCCCACCAAAACCACCCTCCAATACCTCAAACACTGTAAATCAATCCCAAAATCCAGTCACCAAGGTTGATTCTAAAAGTCAG GTGTCAGTATCGCATCCTCATCTGAGCCAAGCATTGCTGTCTAGTGGTTCGCAAATACAAACGCAGCAGCAACAGTTACAACAGCAACAACCGCAACAAGTACAACACCAGCCGCAGCAAGTACAACAGCAATCACAAACTATCCAGGTAGTTGCAAAGGAAGATAATCGAAGCGGTACCACGTCCAGTTCCATAATAAAAAGCCTTCTGGCTACTAAGGTAACGGTCAGCAGCGACTGCATGCCCAGTACTGCTGCGACTTGTGTGTCTACCCCTACTGCCTGTGTAACAAACACTACTGCTAGCATCGCATCCAGCATCAGTGCCAACCAGCTAATAACCAGCAACCAG GTTGCCCAACGCCAACAGCAACAGAGGTTACTGCAACAACAATTAATCAACGTATCACAGCCTCCAACAACTACAACATCAACAATACTCCCAAAGACTCCTGTTAACTCGAAACAAAAGCCAGCTATTACACCCATTCCTGccaaaaaaatacaaaggcTTAACGGAGCCAAATTTATTATGACTAACAATTGTGACAAG ACTGAAGTAAGTGATAACGAAAATGTCAACCAAATAGCAACATCGACAACCTCTTCCATTGTGGTTTTAAATTCGACGGAAAATCACATATCTTCAACAATTAAAGTATGTCGGCCTCCATCTACAACTGTAACTACCGTGAACAAAACGAATCAGCGTTCTACTTGTACGTCCATTGCCGAAGATTCGGACTCGACGAATAATTCTTTGGCATCTAGTAGTGGTATCGGTGGTAGTAGGGATTGTTCTGGTGTCGGCGTGGAGGAAGATAATTCTTTAACGAGTTTCGAGGGAATTCTCTTGAACGGTGCACCGAGTAACATGGATATTGACGCACAGGATGATGGATCGTCAAAAGATTCGTCCAGTGTAATTTCTAAAGAGAAACCCTTGCAAAGTATGATGCTTGCGGATTTGTTGGAAAGAAAAGTCGATAAAGAACCGATTCTGAACGGTGTTTTAGGAAAGAATTCAATTAACGAGAAAGGCATGGATCTGGTAGAAAACCACATCAAGAAAGTACTAAAAGAATCTCCTACCGACATTAAAGTGAAACTCGAAGTAGAGGAAAGTAATGTCGTACAAACAGAAGTATCCGAAGATACCTTAATTGAAGCACCGAGAGGGATAAAACGTGCCGCGAGTGAATCCGACGAGGTAGATGTAAAAAAGGTTAAATATTCCAACGGTACAATGTCCCCGGATCCTGCTGTTGATTCGACAACGGCTGAATCTACCGTCTCGAGTATCAAATCTGAGGAACAAGACGATGACAAGGATAGCGAAAAGGCAACTGTGTCCTCCACTGCTGCTAATCTTTATGCTGCTTTAGCTGCTGATTGTATAGAAGATGAAACTGATCTTGACGATAATATCAATGTAAATGCTAGTACAGGAACATCTCCCGCGATAAAAGAGGAACCTCATATATTCGTAAATCAAATCAatcaacaacaacaacaacttcaacaacagcagcagcaaaaacagcagcagcagcaactgCAGCTTCAACAACAGttacagcagcagcagcagcaacaacaacaacagcagcagcagcagcagcaacatcAGCAGCAACATCAtcaccatcatcatcatcaccaCCATCAGTTACAACAACCTCAACAGACACAGACACAACTCCAACAGCAACAACATCAACATCAGCAACTTATTGTCGCAGCTTCTAGGCAAATAGTAGTACAACAAACAATCCAACCAAATAATCAAGTTATTATACCAGCTGGTCAAGTGAAGGGAAGGCAGGCACAACCACAGCCACAGGTTCTGCTGCAGCAAGGAGCAGGAGGTCAATTACAATACGTCGTTTCCGGTGGTGTTCCTGGTCAAAATTATGTTTTAGCTCAACCGCAAACGACGCTGGTTCAGGGTCAGGCGCAAACTGTTCTAGTGGCTCAAACTACTCAGCAACAAGGAACAGGCGcaaaaacaataattattttgcaaCCTCAAGCAGCTGCTCAGCCGACCCAACAGAAAATGGTAGCGGTTACGCCGCAGGGACAGCAGGTTGTCGTAACGCAAGTTTCGCGTCCCATCTTACAAAGTCCCGCTCTCGGCAACATACCTCCGCCTCTCGTTCCAACATCAGGCACAATTCCACAAACTTCCATAATAGTGAACAGTTCTGTAGCACAAACAAATCCAAATACAGTGACTGTCACGATACCCGCGATGGCTCAACAAACGCCGGTCTCTACGAGCGTGCCATCGAGGGTAGTGACGCCCACACCAGCCTCGACTCCACCACCTACCAGACCCACGACACCGCATCAAGCAGCTGCGACGCACGGATTGCCAGCGAAACAACCTGCTAAATTAATAAAGACTGTTAGTTCTTCGACCTCCACGGAGCCAGAATCCAAGCCGTCGACGAGTCAAAATCAACCGGAAAAAACTATTACGATAAAGATCGATCCTAATGCTTATTTATGCGAATGGCGAGGTTGTCTAAG GCAATTTAAAACACCACACGAAGTTTACCTTCACGTGTGCGAAGCACATTGTCCAACCGGGGGAGAAGAAATATTATGCCTTTGGGCAAGTTGCGATGCCTTGAAAAGGCGTAGATTCTCATTAATGACACATTTATACGACAGGCATTGCAACGCGGAA ACTATGTCGATGAGAAGAAAACAGTTAACGGTAACTGGAAAAACGGAAGTTTCCACATCGACACCGCCGACTCCTCATCATCCTGGATATGCACCAAACGCAGCATTCCATGCAATTAAACGGCACGCTTTGGAATTCGTAAATCCGAAGGAATTAATG CAAAGGCCAACCAAGCCCGCTGCAGCCACCTCAAGCTCTTCTTCCCCCAGACCTGGGCAAAATCCTCCACCAGAACAG
- the LOC114879556 gene encoding AT-rich interactive domain-containing protein 2 isoform X2 — translation MAKILNKDPVTYERERENFLKDLRHFHETRGTPFKKIPKVSGKDIDLYLLYVVVTAHGGWIRVNLRNEWTSLCEQFHLPKGCVNSGVGLKQIYLRYLDRYEKVHFLGEDGQQADDDDEDSRHRKWSARALHSVPLTYNHHQHNVAESLRDYNGLSSDLYKPSNYDKLALSLLSPLPNEQDFAINVCTLLSNEGKHILRLDKYPRLVNILLAHAGVFDSPGTRQLFIEVYSRVRNYSINSFWSDVLDSQDVIDLTNERAFMKKPTASPQTFSRRKILEKEKQNKSTASSTTENDDASTSMEVEGVPQDCPRLDPTGSHQDDNLRGDQNQNSIKFEEEDKDLFCVGRTLGTQDPYGQRVLQIASILRNLSFTPENAAVLGRNRCFLRFVLLCVRARWSNLHQLGFDILGNIANEIILKEAGERITDVVLSCVAKGIESQDRFIVISCLEVLNKISQQDSNEEIVTFGLEDNVYELICRFLALNDIALLVYTLECLYALTSLGERPCTSVARVRGAIDTLVALVTVEAQSYGPKACILMRVIETVSTVAAPPNTTQNTPITATAPAAATVSSSVPSTPATVTATPAPVSPAPSRPTTPAATVTKSTTHKAVEANNSIQQHAHQQIIQENEQFALSWLRATFEPTPGVRIEQEELYKKYLGCCTKIGRRGVIAPLHFPRCVRSVFGGSVGPNPLKGETSGTQYYEGIRVRATPPQVTYPSQTAVGTNTAPITAVNATPVKVLPVQQRTIKNISPAPDSTALDNPASGPPRIPAPASPILKAQLSAPPKPPSNTSNTVNQSQNPVTKVDSKSQVSVSHPHLSQALLSSGSQIQTQQQQLQQQQPQQVQHQPQQVQQQSQTIQVVAKEDNRSGTTSSSIIKSLLATKVTVSSDCMPSTAATCVSTPTACVTNTTASIASSISANQLITSNQVAQRQQQQRLLQQQLINVSQPPTTTTSTILPKTPVNSKQKPAITPIPAKKIQRLNGAKFIMTNNCDKTEVSDNENVNQIATSTTSSIVVLNSTENHISSTIKVCRPPSTTVTTVNKTNQRSTCTSIAEDSDSTNNSLASSSGIGGSRDCSGVGVEEDNSLTSFEGILLNGAPSNMDIDAQDDGSSKDSSSVISKEKPLQSMMLADLLERKVDKEPILNGVLGKNSINEKGMDLVENHIKKVLKESPTDIKVKLEVEESNVVQTEVSEDTLIEAPRGIKRAASESDEVDVKKVKYSNGTMSPDPAVDSTTAESTVSSIKSEEQDDDKDSEKATVSSTAANLYAALAADCIEDETDLDDNINVNASTGTSPAIKEEPHIFVNQINQQQQQLQQQQQQKQQQQQLQLQQQLQQQQQQQQQQQQQQQQHQQQHHHHHHHHHHQLQQPQQTQTQLQQQQHQHQQLIVAASRQIVVQQTIQPNNQVIIPAGQVKGRQAQPQPQVLLQQGAGGQLQYVVSGGVPGQNYVLAQPQTTLVQGQAQTVLVAQTTQQQGTGAKTIIILQPQAAAQPTQQKMVAVTPQGQQVVVTQVSRPILQSPALGNIPPPLVPTSGTIPQTSIIVNSSVAQTNPNTVTVTIPAMAQQTPVSTSVPSRVVTPTPASTPPPTRPTTPHQAAATHGLPAKQPAKLIKTVSSSTSTEPESKPSTSQNQPEKTITIKIDPNAYLCEWRGCLRQFKTPHEVYLHVCEAHCPTGGEEILCLWASCDALKRRRFSLMTHLYDRHCNAETMSMRRKQLTVTGKTEVSTSTPPTPHHPGYAPNAAFHAIKRHALEFVNPKELMDDNEGPVTKSIRLTAALILRNLVIYSTHGRRHLRAYEPHLAGVALSNVESSRTIAQVLYDMNDQSNSNHR, via the exons GTTAACCTTCGGAACGAGTGGACATCGTTGTGCGAACAATTCCATCTACCGAAGGGTTGCGTGAATAGCGGGGTTGGCCTTAAACAAATTTACCTTAG GTATTTGGACAGGTACGAAAAGGTACATTTCCTGGGAGAGGATGGCCAACAagccgacgacgacgacgaggattCTAGACACAGAAAATGGTCTGCCAGGGCATTACACTCCGTTCCTCTTACTTATAATCATCATCAACACAACGTTGCAG AATCTCTTCGTGACTACAATGGCCTTTCGTCGGACCTCTACAAACCATCCAACTACGATAAGCTCGCACTCTCGCTCCTCTCCCCTCTTCCCAACGAGCAAGACTTTGCCATCAACGTTTGCACCTTATTGTCGAACGAGGGCAAACACATTTTACGTCTCGATAAGTATCCCCGGTTGGTGAACATTCTTCTCGCTCACGCGGGCGTTTTCGATTCGCCGGGCACGCGGCAACTCTTCATCGAGGTCTACTCTCGCGTAAGGAATTACTCGATCAACTCCTTTTGGTCGGACGTTCTCGACTCTCAGGACGTGATCGACCTGACGAACGAGAGGGCGTTCATGAAGAAACCGACTGCGAGTCCGCAAACGTTCTCTAGGCGGAAGATCTTAGAAAAAGAGAAGCAAAACAAAAGCACCGCCTCATCGACGACGGAGAACGATGATGCTTCTACGTCGATGGAAGTCGAAGGG GTACCTCAAGATTGTCCAAGATTGGATCCAACAGGGTCTCATCAAGATGACAATCTGAGAGGAGATCAGAACCAAAACTCCATAAAGTTTGAAGAAGAGGATAAAGACTTGTTTTGTGTTGGACGGACGCTGGGCACGCAAGATCCTTATGGTCAACGTGTCCTTCAGATAGCATCTATTTTGCGGAATCTAAGTTTTACACCGGAAAACGCAGCCGTATTAGGAAGGAATCGATGTTTCTTGAGATTTGTATTATTATGCGTGAGAGCAAGGTGGAGCAATTTACATCAACTTGGTTTTGACATACTAGGAAACATAGCGAATGAAATAATCTTAAAAGAGGCCGGTGAGAGGATAACAGATGTTGTGTTGTCATGTGTGGCAAAGGGAATTGAATCCCAAGACAGGTTCATTGTTATATCCTGCTTGGAGGTGCTTAATAAAATTAGCCAACAAGACAGTAATGAagaaattgttacatttggaTTAGAGGACAATGTATATGAACTTATATGCAG GTTTTTAGCTTTGAACGACATAGCTCTTTTAGTATATACCTTGGAATGTTTGTATGCTTTGACTTCTTTGGGTGAAAGACCATGTACTAGCGTCGCGCGGGTACGCGGAGCTATTGACACGTTAGTCGCCCTTGTTACTGTAGAAGCGCAAAGTTACGGACCGAAGGCTTGTATCTTGATGAGGGTAATCGAAACAGTGTCCACTGTAGCGGCACCACCGAACACTACTCAAAACACTCCGATCACCGCTACCGCACCAGCTGCGGCGACAGTCTCATCGTCTGTACCGTCTACTCCAGCTACAGTTACTGCAACACCAGCTCCCGTTAGCCCGGCACCTTCGCGACCTACTACTCCAGCTGCGACAGTAACAAAATCTACTACGCACA AAGCAGTCGAGGCAAATAATTCCATTCAACAGCACGCGCATCAACAAATCATACAGGAAAACGAGCAATTTGCTCTAAGTTGGTTAAGAGCTACCTTTGAACCTACACCAGGTGTACGTATAGAGCAAGAAGAATTGTACAAGAAATATCTCGGTTGCTGCACAAAAATCGGCAGGAGAGGCGTAATTGCTCCGCTTCATTTTCCAAGATGCGTTAG atCTGTATTTGGTGGAAGCGTCGGACCAAATCCGTTGAAAGGTGAAACAAGTGGTACTCAGTATTATGAAGGAATCAGAGTACGGGCAACACCTCCCCAAGTAACTTATCCGAGCCAAACTGCGGTTGGGACTAACACAGCTCCAATTACAGCAGTCAACGCAACGCCAGTAAAGGTGCTTCCCGTACAACAGCGTACAATCAAGAATATAAGTCCTGCTCCTGATAGCACGGCCCTAGACAATCCTGCATCTGGGCCTCCAAGAATTCCTGCCCCAGCATCGCCTATTCTGAAAGCCCAATTATCTGCCCCACCAAAACCACCCTCCAATACCTCAAACACTGTAAATCAATCCCAAAATCCAGTCACCAAGGTTGATTCTAAAAGTCAG GTGTCAGTATCGCATCCTCATCTGAGCCAAGCATTGCTGTCTAGTGGTTCGCAAATACAAACGCAGCAGCAACAGTTACAACAGCAACAACCGCAACAAGTACAACACCAGCCGCAGCAAGTACAACAGCAATCACAAACTATCCAGGTAGTTGCAAAGGAAGATAATCGAAGCGGTACCACGTCCAGTTCCATAATAAAAAGCCTTCTGGCTACTAAGGTAACGGTCAGCAGCGACTGCATGCCCAGTACTGCTGCGACTTGTGTGTCTACCCCTACTGCCTGTGTAACAAACACTACTGCTAGCATCGCATCCAGCATCAGTGCCAACCAGCTAATAACCAGCAACCAG GTTGCCCAACGCCAACAGCAACAGAGGTTACTGCAACAACAATTAATCAACGTATCACAGCCTCCAACAACTACAACATCAACAATACTCCCAAAGACTCCTGTTAACTCGAAACAAAAGCCAGCTATTACACCCATTCCTGccaaaaaaatacaaaggcTTAACGGAGCCAAATTTATTATGACTAACAATTGTGACAAG ACTGAAGTAAGTGATAACGAAAATGTCAACCAAATAGCAACATCGACAACCTCTTCCATTGTGGTTTTAAATTCGACGGAAAATCACATATCTTCAACAATTAAAGTATGTCGGCCTCCATCTACAACTGTAACTACCGTGAACAAAACGAATCAGCGTTCTACTTGTACGTCCATTGCCGAAGATTCGGACTCGACGAATAATTCTTTGGCATCTAGTAGTGGTATCGGTGGTAGTAGGGATTGTTCTGGTGTCGGCGTGGAGGAAGATAATTCTTTAACGAGTTTCGAGGGAATTCTCTTGAACGGTGCACCGAGTAACATGGATATTGACGCACAGGATGATGGATCGTCAAAAGATTCGTCCAGTGTAATTTCTAAAGAGAAACCCTTGCAAAGTATGATGCTTGCGGATTTGTTGGAAAGAAAAGTCGATAAAGAACCGATTCTGAACGGTGTTTTAGGAAAGAATTCAATTAACGAGAAAGGCATGGATCTGGTAGAAAACCACATCAAGAAAGTACTAAAAGAATCTCCTACCGACATTAAAGTGAAACTCGAAGTAGAGGAAAGTAATGTCGTACAAACAGAAGTATCCGAAGATACCTTAATTGAAGCACCGAGAGGGATAAAACGTGCCGCGAGTGAATCCGACGAGGTAGATGTAAAAAAGGTTAAATATTCCAACGGTACAATGTCCCCGGATCCTGCTGTTGATTCGACAACGGCTGAATCTACCGTCTCGAGTATCAAATCTGAGGAACAAGACGATGACAAGGATAGCGAAAAGGCAACTGTGTCCTCCACTGCTGCTAATCTTTATGCTGCTTTAGCTGCTGATTGTATAGAAGATGAAACTGATCTTGACGATAATATCAATGTAAATGCTAGTACAGGAACATCTCCCGCGATAAAAGAGGAACCTCATATATTCGTAAATCAAATCAatcaacaacaacaacaacttcaacaacagcagcagcaaaaacagcagcagcagcaactgCAGCTTCAACAACAGttacagcagcagcagcagcaacaacaacaacagcagcagcagcagcagcaacatcAGCAGCAACATCAtcaccatcatcatcatcaccaCCATCAGTTACAACAACCTCAACAGACACAGACACAACTCCAACAGCAACAACATCAACATCAGCAACTTATTGTCGCAGCTTCTAGGCAAATAGTAGTACAACAAACAATCCAACCAAATAATCAAGTTATTATACCAGCTGGTCAAGTGAAGGGAAGGCAGGCACAACCACAGCCACAGGTTCTGCTGCAGCAAGGAGCAGGAGGTCAATTACAATACGTCGTTTCCGGTGGTGTTCCTGGTCAAAATTATGTTTTAGCTCAACCGCAAACGACGCTGGTTCAGGGTCAGGCGCAAACTGTTCTAGTGGCTCAAACTACTCAGCAACAAGGAACAGGCGcaaaaacaataattattttgcaaCCTCAAGCAGCTGCTCAGCCGACCCAACAGAAAATGGTAGCGGTTACGCCGCAGGGACAGCAGGTTGTCGTAACGCAAGTTTCGCGTCCCATCTTACAAAGTCCCGCTCTCGGCAACATACCTCCGCCTCTCGTTCCAACATCAGGCACAATTCCACAAACTTCCATAATAGTGAACAGTTCTGTAGCACAAACAAATCCAAATACAGTGACTGTCACGATACCCGCGATGGCTCAACAAACGCCGGTCTCTACGAGCGTGCCATCGAGGGTAGTGACGCCCACACCAGCCTCGACTCCACCACCTACCAGACCCACGACACCGCATCAAGCAGCTGCGACGCACGGATTGCCAGCGAAACAACCTGCTAAATTAATAAAGACTGTTAGTTCTTCGACCTCCACGGAGCCAGAATCCAAGCCGTCGACGAGTCAAAATCAACCGGAAAAAACTATTACGATAAAGATCGATCCTAATGCTTATTTATGCGAATGGCGAGGTTGTCTAAG GCAATTTAAAACACCACACGAAGTTTACCTTCACGTGTGCGAAGCACATTGTCCAACCGGGGGAGAAGAAATATTATGCCTTTGGGCAAGTTGCGATGCCTTGAAAAGGCGTAGATTCTCATTAATGACACATTTATACGACAGGCATTGCAACGCGGAA ACTATGTCGATGAGAAGAAAACAGTTAACGGTAACTGGAAAAACGGAAGTTTCCACATCGACACCGCCGACTCCTCATCATCCTGGATATGCACCAAACGCAGCATTCCATGCAATTAAACGGCACGCTTTGGAATTCGTAAATCCGAAGGAATTAATG